Proteins encoded by one window of Halobaculum halobium:
- a CDS encoding HAD family hydrolase, which yields MTLYDRLYELYAEFDTETLRAYREFVDLFPPLDSRVALDSWDDANAELSDRRERIERSFGAGGATLAEVASMADRESAFTALDLHGKYGRALNALVLDVDETLRSAGDTDNEIPRETLHLLTEFAERGVPLVICTGQTLENVKGFLIQGLGNELVHSGDVSVVYEAGAGVFTPGSGADTKRLLYDDLVDDVRGVVDDVRDGVLREAPERVRRGCHLQGNEFNVTLKPNHETGSDDAEAVIDEAMVHLLGLVGSAAGERLGLDDGPAAARAYYAGDDPEIAGAIDRAGASADGDVPEAAASLFDRLEVALYRADAAELAAADLHKAAGVEASLDVLGVDDPFVCVMGDSKSDLRVMEWAEDTDSGVAAAPEHSSRNVLEHVRRTDDLVFAPGAASDVLRTMYAWECLAELNGSD from the coding sequence ATGACTCTCTACGATAGACTCTACGAGCTGTACGCGGAGTTCGACACGGAGACGCTCCGCGCGTATCGGGAGTTCGTCGACCTGTTCCCGCCGCTGGACTCGCGCGTCGCGCTCGACAGTTGGGACGACGCGAACGCCGAACTCTCCGATCGGCGCGAGCGTATCGAGCGCTCCTTCGGCGCCGGCGGGGCGACGCTCGCGGAGGTGGCGTCGATGGCCGACCGCGAGTCGGCCTTCACCGCGCTCGATCTCCACGGGAAGTACGGCAGAGCGCTGAACGCGCTCGTGCTTGACGTTGACGAAACACTGCGATCGGCGGGTGACACGGACAACGAAATCCCCCGCGAGACGCTTCACCTGCTCACCGAGTTCGCCGAGCGGGGCGTCCCGCTTGTGATCTGCACCGGGCAGACGCTCGAGAACGTGAAGGGCTTCCTCATCCAGGGCCTGGGTAACGAACTCGTCCACTCCGGCGACGTCTCGGTCGTGTACGAGGCCGGCGCGGGCGTGTTTACCCCGGGCAGCGGCGCCGACACGAAGCGCCTGCTGTACGACGATCTCGTGGACGACGTGCGCGGCGTCGTCGACGACGTTCGGGACGGCGTGCTCCGGGAGGCGCCCGAGCGCGTCCGCCGGGGCTGTCACCTCCAGGGCAACGAGTTCAACGTCACGCTCAAGCCGAATCACGAAACCGGCAGCGACGACGCGGAGGCCGTCATCGACGAGGCGATGGTCCACCTGCTCGGGCTCGTGGGGAGCGCCGCGGGCGAGCGCCTCGGCCTTGATGACGGCCCGGCGGCCGCGCGGGCGTACTACGCGGGAGACGACCCCGAGATCGCTGGTGCGATCGATCGAGCCGGCGCCTCGGCCGACGGCGACGTGCCGGAGGCGGCGGCGTCGCTGTTCGACCGGCTGGAGGTCGCGCTGTACCGCGCCGACGCCGCCGAGCTTGCCGCCGCCGACCTCCACAAGGCCGCCGGCGTCGAGGCGTCGCTCGACGTACTCGGCGTGGACGACCCGTTCGTCTGCGTCATGGGCGACTCGAAGTCCGACCTCCGGGTGATGGAGTGGGCCGAGGACACCGACTCCGGCGTCGCAGCCGCGCCCGAACACTCCTCGCGGAACGTGTTGGAGCACGTCCGGAGGACCGACGACCTCGTGTTCGCGCCGGGCGCCGCATCGGACGTGCTCCGGACGATGTACGCGTGGGAGTGCCTGGCGGAGTTGAACGGGAGCGATTGA
- a CDS encoding MBL fold metallo-hydrolase: protein MRDSDRGDNEDDPTADADAVTDGDGPSHVTALGPPPGGELAPEALARRLRAGDPVSVLDVRDRPEFEAWRVDGRGVTARQVPHVNFVAAAATGDATDPLPEGLPEPIVVVCGRGKASADVARDLAAAGVDAVNLAGGMDAWAETYLAEPIVRDGSEPGGDGDLTVIQYQRPSSGCLGYLVVADGPDGREAAAIDPLRAFADRYADDAEARGATLRYAVDTHVHADHVSGVRALRDGAGAEAVLPAGATERGLAFDATLLSDGDALRVGDAVIEAIHAPGHTTELTCLRLRRPGGDRGDVLFTGDALFLGSVGRPDLEAGDDGARDRATTAYDTLHDRLLALPVDTLVAPGHFADPADARANDYAAPLARIAELDVLSLDRAAFVARVAGDLPPRPANFERIVATNLGIESMDDAAAFEAELGPNNCAVG from the coding sequence ATGCGCGACAGCGACCGCGGAGACAACGAGGACGATCCGACCGCTGACGCCGACGCGGTCACCGACGGCGACGGCCCGAGCCACGTCACCGCGCTCGGTCCCCCGCCGGGCGGCGAACTCGCACCCGAGGCACTCGCGCGGCGCCTTCGCGCCGGCGACCCGGTGTCGGTGCTGGACGTGCGCGACCGCCCGGAGTTCGAGGCGTGGCGCGTCGACGGCCGCGGCGTGACCGCCCGCCAGGTTCCCCACGTGAACTTCGTCGCCGCGGCCGCGACGGGCGACGCGACCGATCCGCTGCCCGAAGGCCTTCCGGAACCGATCGTCGTCGTCTGCGGCCGCGGGAAGGCGAGCGCAGACGTGGCGCGCGACCTCGCCGCCGCCGGCGTCGACGCGGTGAACCTCGCGGGCGGCATGGACGCGTGGGCCGAGACGTACCTCGCTGAGCCGATCGTCCGTGACGGCAGCGAACCCGGCGGCGACGGCGACCTGACCGTGATCCAGTACCAGCGCCCTTCCTCTGGCTGCCTGGGGTACCTCGTCGTCGCCGACGGCCCCGACGGTCGCGAAGCGGCGGCGATCGACCCGCTGCGCGCGTTCGCCGACCGCTACGCCGACGACGCCGAGGCTCGGGGCGCGACGCTGCGGTACGCGGTCGACACGCACGTCCACGCCGACCACGTCAGCGGCGTCCGCGCCCTCCGCGACGGCGCCGGCGCCGAGGCGGTGCTTCCCGCCGGCGCGACCGAGCGCGGGCTGGCGTTCGATGCGACCCTCCTCTCGGACGGCGACGCGCTCCGCGTCGGCGACGCCGTGATCGAGGCCATTCACGCGCCGGGACACACGACCGAGTTGACGTGTCTGCGGCTGCGCCGGCCGGGCGGGGACCGTGGGGACGTGCTCTTCACGGGCGACGCGCTGTTCTTGGGAAGCGTCGGCCGCCCGGACCTCGAGGCGGGCGACGACGGCGCGCGCGACCGTGCGACGACGGCGTACGACACGCTCCACGATCGGCTGCTCGCGCTCCCGGTCGACACGCTCGTCGCGCCGGGGCACTTCGCGGACCCGGCGGACGCCCGCGCGAACGACTACGCCGCCCCGCTCGCGCGGATCGCCGAGCTCGACGTCCTCTCGCTCGACCGAGCGGCGTTCGTCGCCCGCGTCGCCGGGGACCTCCCGCCGCGGCCGGCCAACTTCGAGCGCATCGTCGCGACGAACCTGGGCATCGAGTCGATGGACGACGCGGCGGCGTTCGAGGCCGAGTTGGGTCCGAACAACTGTGCCGTCGGGTAG
- a CDS encoding ASCH domain-containing protein: protein MAHIEASEILPNDHVQQLAGDGAVTQLHRGHAYAEEGDTFEIDGTTFEVTAVDRRTLGDLTDEDARAEGSEDLAAYKDRLARVHDEFEWDDDSEVVKHAFEPRE from the coding sequence ATGGCACACATCGAGGCGTCCGAGATCCTGCCGAACGACCACGTCCAGCAGCTGGCCGGGGACGGGGCGGTGACGCAGCTCCACCGCGGCCACGCCTACGCCGAGGAGGGCGACACCTTCGAGATCGACGGGACCACCTTCGAGGTGACCGCGGTCGACCGCCGCACGCTCGGCGACCTCACCGACGAGGACGCCCGCGCGGAGGGTTCGGAGGACCTAGCGGCGTACAAGGACAGGCTGGCCCGCGTCCACGACGAGTTCGAGTGGGACGACGACAGCGAGGTCGTCAAGCACGCGTTCGAACCGCGGGAGTGA
- the rocF gene encoding arginase, which translates to MTVRIIGAPTDYGQDRRGVDMGPSAIRYAGLSDALASAGVDAIDAGDLTVPRAEERDPDARQPSEGNAKFLQEIEEVTTALTDRVADSVAAGETPLVLGGDHSVAIGSLCGSARDAEIGAVWFDAHGDYNTPTTSPSGNVHGMPLAAALGHAEWDGVDWANAHGLREENVAYVGLRALDDSEREAIRATEMTAYTMSDIDERGITDVVEAALSVAGDGVDGVHVSLDMDWLDPTIAPGVGTPVRGGVTYREAHHAMELVAETDGLRSMEVVEVNPVLDESNETASLAVELAASAFGKRIL; encoded by the coding sequence ATGACCGTCCGCATCATCGGCGCGCCGACCGACTACGGCCAGGACCGACGCGGCGTCGACATGGGCCCGTCAGCGATCCGCTATGCCGGCCTCTCGGACGCGCTGGCGTCAGCGGGCGTCGACGCTATCGACGCCGGCGACCTCACGGTGCCCCGCGCGGAGGAGCGGGACCCGGACGCCCGACAGCCGAGCGAGGGGAACGCGAAGTTCCTGCAGGAGATCGAGGAGGTCACGACCGCACTCACCGACAGAGTCGCCGACAGCGTCGCTGCCGGCGAAACACCGCTCGTGCTCGGCGGCGATCACTCGGTCGCGATCGGCTCGCTGTGCGGAAGCGCGCGCGACGCCGAGATCGGCGCCGTCTGGTTCGACGCCCACGGCGACTACAACACGCCGACGACCTCCCCCTCCGGCAACGTTCACGGAATGCCGCTCGCGGCCGCACTCGGACACGCCGAGTGGGACGGCGTCGACTGGGCGAACGCCCACGGCCTGCGCGAGGAGAACGTCGCCTACGTGGGCCTGCGCGCGCTCGACGACAGCGAGCGCGAGGCGATCCGAGCCACCGAGATGACGGCGTACACCATGTCCGACATCGACGAGCGCGGGATCACCGACGTGGTGGAGGCGGCCCTCTCGGTCGCCGGCGACGGCGTCGACGGCGTCCACGTCAGCCTCGACATGGACTGGCTCGACCCGACGATCGCGCCGGGCGTCGGCACGCCCGTCCGCGGCGGCGTCACCTACCGCGAGGCGCACCACGCGATGGAACTGGTCGCCGAGACCGACGGCCTCCGCTCCATGGAGGTCGTCGAGGTGAACCCCGTCCTCGACGAGTCGAACGAGACTGCCTCACTCGCGGTCGAACTCGCCGCCAGCGCGTTCGGCAAGCGGATCCTGTGA
- the pyrI gene encoding aspartate carbamoyltransferase regulatory subunit produces the protein MSDAPERELRISKIRNGTVIDHITGGQALNVLAVLGIDGDEGVGVSIGMNVPSDKLGTKDVVKVEDRELSQGEVDVLSLLAPEATVNIVREFEVVDKKRVERPEHVVGLLTCPNHNCITNADEPVESAFEVVDDGVRCEFCGEIVREDIGDHLAVH, from the coding sequence ATGAGCGACGCGCCCGAGCGCGAACTCCGCATCTCGAAGATCCGCAACGGGACCGTCATCGACCACATCACCGGCGGCCAGGCGCTGAACGTCCTCGCGGTCCTCGGCATCGACGGCGACGAGGGGGTCGGCGTCTCCATCGGGATGAACGTCCCCTCGGACAAGCTCGGGACGAAGGACGTCGTGAAGGTCGAGGACCGCGAGCTGAGCCAGGGAGAAGTCGACGTGCTCTCGCTGCTCGCGCCGGAGGCGACGGTCAACATCGTCCGCGAGTTCGAGGTCGTCGACAAGAAGCGCGTCGAGCGCCCCGAGCACGTCGTGGGGTTGCTCACCTGTCCGAACCACAACTGCATCACGAACGCCGACGAGCCGGTCGAGTCCGCATTCGAGGTCGTCGACGACGGCGTCCGCTGTGAGTTCTGCGGCGAGATCGTCCGCGAGGACATCGGCGACCACCTCGCCGTCCACTGA
- a CDS encoding rubrerythrin family protein, translated as MDGERFRATVESAKATELDRFGSNKLLIALTDATLEPEAVLRAAADSEHAAHTTFSGWAADAGGPDDDPAGDAAAGLFDWLAEREREHRERVLESLTELGAEHDPVDGGAMHQYLRAREAPVERVAAGAVGRGLVSDRSHLQIVSFFVNEGDESRATLFRDLRTETEEELKRGLALLEDLCADDEDWERARMVAEYVVQIAYDDYADALTGMGIDVKPVC; from the coding sequence ATGGACGGCGAGCGATTCCGCGCGACCGTCGAATCGGCGAAGGCGACCGAACTGGACCGGTTCGGATCGAACAAGCTCCTCATCGCGCTCACGGACGCGACGCTGGAGCCGGAGGCGGTGCTGCGCGCGGCTGCCGACTCCGAACACGCCGCACACACCACCTTCTCCGGGTGGGCGGCGGACGCGGGCGGCCCCGACGACGACCCGGCCGGCGACGCCGCCGCGGGTCTGTTCGACTGGCTCGCCGAGCGCGAGCGCGAGCACCGCGAGCGCGTGCTCGAGTCGTTGACGGAGCTCGGCGCCGAGCACGACCCGGTCGACGGTGGAGCGATGCACCAGTATCTCCGCGCCCGCGAGGCCCCCGTCGAACGCGTCGCCGCCGGCGCTGTCGGTCGCGGACTCGTCAGCGACCGCTCGCACCTCCAGATCGTCTCGTTCTTCGTCAACGAGGGCGACGAGTCGCGCGCGACCCTGTTCCGCGACCTGCGCACCGAAACCGAAGAGGAACTGAAGCGGGGGCTCGCGCTGCTGGAGGACCTGTGCGCGGACGACGAGGACTGGGAGCGCGCTCGGATGGTCGCCGAGTACGTCGTGCAGATCGCCTACGACGACTACGCCGACGCGCTGACCGGGATGGGGATCGACGTGAAGCCCGTGTGTTGA
- the pyrB gene encoding aspartate carbamoyltransferase: MRHDHLLSAGQLTREDIEAVLDRAADLAADPGAVSDRYADTLLALCFFEPSTRTKMSFDTAIQRLGGDTVDMGTVESSSVKKGESLADTVRVIEGYADGIVLRHPSEGAAKLASQFVDVPVVNAGDGAGQHPSQTLLDLYTIRERAGLDDLTIGIMGDLKYGRTVHSLAAALTNFDARMHFISPESLRLPRGVQFDLHDAGARLREHTDLDEVLGELDVLYVTRIQRERFPDENEYQQIAGEYQIDAETLERARDDLTVMHPLPRVDEIAPDVDATEHAAYFAQAHNGVPVRMALLDGLLGDGDDGGAGGGAAATDGGESR, translated from the coding sequence ATGCGTCACGACCACCTCCTCTCGGCGGGCCAGCTCACCCGGGAGGACATCGAGGCCGTCTTGGACCGAGCGGCCGATCTCGCAGCCGATCCGGGCGCCGTCAGCGACCGGTACGCCGACACGTTGCTCGCACTGTGCTTCTTCGAGCCGAGCACGCGCACGAAGATGTCCTTCGACACCGCGATACAGCGCCTCGGCGGCGACACCGTCGACATGGGGACCGTCGAGTCGTCCTCGGTGAAGAAGGGCGAGTCGCTGGCTGATACGGTTCGCGTCATCGAGGGCTACGCCGACGGGATCGTCCTCCGGCACCCCAGCGAGGGCGCCGCCAAACTCGCCTCGCAGTTCGTCGACGTGCCCGTCGTCAACGCCGGGGACGGCGCGGGCCAACACCCGAGCCAGACGCTGTTGGACCTGTACACGATACGCGAGCGCGCCGGGCTCGACGACCTGACGATCGGGATCATGGGCGACCTCAAGTACGGGCGGACGGTCCACTCGCTCGCCGCAGCGCTCACCAACTTCGACGCGCGGATGCACTTCATCAGCCCCGAGTCGCTGCGGCTCCCGCGGGGCGTCCAGTTCGACCTCCACGACGCCGGCGCGAGGCTCCGCGAGCACACCGACCTCGACGAGGTGCTCGGCGAGCTGGACGTGCTGTACGTCACGCGGATCCAGCGCGAGCGCTTCCCGGACGAGAACGAGTACCAGCAGATCGCCGGCGAGTACCAGATCGACGCGGAGACGCTCGAGCGCGCCCGCGACGACCTCACCGTGATGCATCCGCTCCCCCGCGTCGACGAGATCGCCCCCGACGTGGACGCGACCGAGCACGCCGCCTACTTCGCGCAGGCGCACAACGGCGTCCCCGTGCGGATGGCGCTGTTGGACGGGCTGCTCGGGGACGGCGACGACGGCGGCGCCGGCGGAGGTGCCGCCGCGACGGACGGAGGTGAATCCCGATGA
- a CDS encoding aminoglycoside N(3)-acetyltransferase: protein MGEREVVDRTDAPLTTDRLRADLRELGVTPGETALVHSSLSAIGWVAGGVPTVVDALLGAVTATGTVAVPTHSTQLSDPTHWENPPVPDEWVDAIRAEAAPYRPEVTPTRGMGAVPECLRDYPGTFRSRHPTTSFAAWGADAERVTADHAYDSPMGEDSPLARLYDLDALIVRIGVDANTSLHLAEYRADYDGDPESNGGPVLVDGAREWVEFAEPESRDDFREIEAAFETERGVATEREADSDLGVGPEREDGVWRGRVGDAEAEICRMRSLVDFAVEWMEQNR from the coding sequence ATGGGCGAACGCGAGGTCGTCGACCGAACCGACGCGCCGCTGACGACCGATCGACTGCGAGCCGACCTGCGCGAACTGGGCGTGACGCCGGGGGAAACCGCGCTCGTTCACTCGTCGCTGTCGGCGATCGGGTGGGTCGCCGGCGGGGTTCCGACCGTCGTCGACGCGCTGCTCGGGGCGGTGACAGCGACCGGGACGGTCGCGGTGCCGACGCACTCGACGCAACTGTCCGACCCGACGCACTGGGAGAACCCCCCCGTCCCCGACGAATGGGTCGACGCGATCCGTGCGGAGGCGGCACCGTACCGCCCCGAAGTGACGCCGACGCGTGGGATGGGCGCGGTGCCGGAGTGCCTCCGCGACTACCCGGGCACGTTCCGGAGTCGCCATCCGACCACCTCGTTCGCGGCGTGGGGTGCAGACGCCGAGCGGGTAACCGCCGACCACGCCTACGACTCCCCGATGGGAGAGGACTCGCCGCTCGCGCGGCTGTACGACCTCGACGCGCTGATCGTGCGGATCGGGGTCGACGCGAACACCTCGCTGCACCTCGCGGAGTACCGCGCCGACTACGACGGCGACCCCGAGTCGAACGGCGGTCCGGTACTCGTCGACGGCGCACGCGAGTGGGTCGAGTTCGCCGAGCCTGAGTCGCGCGACGACTTCCGTGAGATCGAAGCCGCGTTCGAGACCGAACGTGGTGTCGCTACTGAACGGGAAGCGGATAGCGATCTGGGTGTCGGTCCCGAACGCGAGGACGGGGTGTGGCGCGGCCGCGTCGGTGACGCCGAGGCAGAGATCTGCCGGATGCGGTCGCTCGTCGACTTCGCGGTCGAATGGATGGAGCAGAACCGCTAG